A region of Subdoligranulum variabile DNA encodes the following proteins:
- a CDS encoding plasmid mobilization protein, with the protein MSGPKRKREVQLNFRVSPEELALIEQKMAQLGTKNREAYLRKMALDGYVVRLELPELKELVSLMRYSSNNLNQLTRRVHETGRIYDADLEDITRRQDALWDGVHRILTQLAKLT; encoded by the coding sequence GTGAGCGGCCCCAAACGCAAACGGGAGGTGCAGCTGAACTTCCGGGTCTCGCCGGAGGAACTGGCGCTGATTGAGCAGAAGATGGCCCAGCTGGGGACAAAGAACCGGGAAGCCTACCTGCGCAAGATGGCCCTGGACGGCTATGTGGTGCGCCTGGAACTGCCGGAGCTGAAGGAGTTGGTGTCCCTGATGCGCTATTCCAGCAACAACTTAAACCAGCTGACCCGCCGCGTGCATGAAACCGGGCGCATTTACGACGCCGACCTGGAGGATATAACCCGGAGGCAGGATGCTTTGTGGGATGGGGTGCATCGGATATTGACCCAGCTGGCAAAGCTGACGTGA
- a CDS encoding CD1845 family protein: MRAVLFVLKLGLKILAAPLVLALMLFTWVCFGLLYASSFIFGLASAVVALLGIAVLVTYSPQNGLILLVIAFLVSPLGLPMAAAWLVGKVQDLRYAIQDAVYG; encoded by the coding sequence ATGAGAGCGGTGCTGTTTGTTTTGAAATTGGGGCTGAAAATCCTGGCTGCGCCGTTGGTGCTGGCGCTGATGTTGTTCACCTGGGTATGCTTCGGGCTGCTGTATGCGTCCAGCTTTATCTTCGGCCTGGCCTCCGCAGTGGTGGCGCTGCTGGGGATCGCGGTGCTTGTGACCTACTCGCCGCAAAACGGCCTGATCCTGCTGGTGATTGCCTTCCTGGTCAGCCCGCTGGGCCTGCCGATGGCCGCTGCCTGGCTGGTGGGTAAGGTGCAGGACCTGCGGTATGCGATCCAGGACGCGGTGTACGGCTGA
- a CDS encoding type IV toxin-antitoxin system AbiEi family antitoxin domain-containing protein — protein MSQFQQLDQLMERQDGMLRTGQALAAGISKPVFYQFVQSRGLEQAAHGIYLSKDAWVDAMYLLHLRCPQAVFSHETALFFHDLTDREPLAYSVTVKTGYNPTRLKGEGVQVFTIKAELHEVGLTTAQTPFGHDVPVYDMERTICDVLRSRSHIEIQTFQDALKAYARRKDKDLRTLVRYARLFRVEKILRQYLEVLL, from the coding sequence GTGAGCCAATTTCAACAGCTGGACCAGCTGATGGAACGTCAGGACGGGATGCTGCGCACCGGGCAGGCCCTCGCGGCCGGGATCTCAAAACCTGTTTTTTATCAATTCGTGCAGTCTCGTGGGCTGGAACAGGCGGCGCATGGGATTTATCTTTCCAAAGACGCCTGGGTGGATGCCATGTATCTGCTGCATCTTCGCTGTCCGCAGGCGGTTTTTTCCCATGAAACGGCGCTGTTTTTCCACGACCTGACCGACCGGGAGCCGCTGGCCTATTCTGTCACGGTCAAGACGGGGTACAACCCCACCCGGCTTAAAGGTGAGGGCGTCCAGGTCTTTACCATCAAGGCGGAGCTGCATGAGGTCGGCCTGACAACCGCGCAGACCCCCTTCGGTCACGATGTGCCGGTCTATGATATGGAACGGACAATCTGCGATGTGCTGCGCAGCCGGAGCCACATTGAGATACAGACATTCCAAGACGCTCTGAAAGCGTATGCCCGCCGGAAAGATAAGGACCTGCGGACGCTGGTGCGCTATGCCAGGCTGTTCCGGGTCGAGAAGATTTTACGCCAGTATTTGGAGGTACTCCTATGA
- a CDS encoding nucleotidyl transferase AbiEii/AbiGii toxin family protein: protein MIKTARQLKDLIRNLSKKNAADAQVLTRNYMMERFLERISLSSYQDKFILKGGMLVAAMVGLDARSTMDLDATVKGANVSVEDVENMMAEIIAVPIDDGVTFQVKSISEIMDEAEYPGIRVTMTTLFDGVRTPLKIDISTGDAITPKEVRYSFKLMLEDRSIDVWAYNLETVLAEKLETIITRTTTNTRMRDFYDIAILQQLYGSTLDPHVLHDALLATAHKRGTERHLAEAAEVFDEVENSPVMQDLWAAYQKKFSYASDLGWDTVMAAVRQLFARCEGTV, encoded by the coding sequence ATGATAAAGACAGCCAGACAACTGAAAGATTTGATCCGTAACCTGTCAAAGAAAAATGCTGCGGATGCGCAGGTTTTGACGCGCAACTATATGATGGAGCGTTTTCTGGAACGCATTTCTCTCTCGTCCTACCAGGACAAATTCATCCTCAAGGGCGGGATGCTGGTGGCCGCGATGGTCGGTCTGGACGCCCGCTCCACGATGGACCTGGACGCAACGGTCAAGGGGGCCAACGTCAGTGTCGAGGATGTGGAGAACATGATGGCCGAGATCATCGCTGTTCCCATTGATGACGGCGTTACCTTCCAGGTGAAAAGCATTTCGGAAATCATGGATGAAGCGGAATATCCCGGCATTCGGGTCACGATGACAACGCTCTTTGACGGGGTGCGCACCCCGCTGAAAATCGACATTTCCACCGGCGACGCCATCACCCCTAAAGAGGTGCGGTACAGCTTCAAGCTCATGCTGGAGGACCGCTCCATTGACGTTTGGGCCTATAACCTGGAGACCGTGCTGGCTGAAAAGCTGGAAACCATCATCACCCGCACCACGACCAACACCCGCATGAGAGATTTTTACGACATCGCCATTTTACAACAACTCTATGGCAGCACTCTGGACCCGCACGTTCTCCATGACGCGCTGCTGGCGACAGCCCACAAGCGCGGCACCGAGCGCCATCTGGCCGAGGCCGCCGAAGTCTTTGATGAAGTGGAGAACAGCCCGGTCATGCAGGACCTGTGGGCGGCCTATCAGAAAAAGTTCTCCTATGCGTCCGACCTTGGCTGGGATACGGTCATGGCTGCGGTCCGTCAGCTGTTCGCTCGTTGCGAGGGCACGGTATGA
- a CDS encoding relaxase/mobilization nuclease domain-containing protein yields the protein MATTRIIPLHAGKGRTVGKAISDIIDYVKNPEKTDHGRLITSYQCDSRVADAQFLLDKQTYAARTGRVRGADDVIAYHLRQSFVPGEITPEEANRLGVELARRFTKGKHAFIVCTHIDKAHVHNHIIWNSTTLECDRKFRNFWGSTRAVHRLSDTICIENGYSIVEAPKRRGQSYNKWLGNAAKPSHKEQLRQAIDRALAQKPASLEELLRLLEQDGFTVHRRGKTISIGAEGWGNNVRFDRLGDGYTLDDLLAVLSGQKEHTPRKQAVPQAAPLKVNLLVDIQAKLQDGKGAGYARWAKVFNLKQMAQTLNYLSEHGLLDYADLETKTTEATARYHALSDQIKAAEKRMAEIAVLRTHIVNYAKTRDTYVAYRKAGYSRKFRQEHEEEILLHQAAKEAFNELNVKKLPTVKELQTEYAQLLADKKAAYGEYRQTRATMRELLTVKNNVDRLMSMEEERQEDKDHGHGR from the coding sequence ATGGCCACCACCCGCATTATACCGCTGCACGCCGGCAAGGGCCGCACGGTCGGCAAGGCGATCAGCGACATCATCGACTATGTAAAAAATCCAGAAAAGACCGACCACGGTAGGCTCATCACCAGCTACCAGTGTGACAGCCGCGTGGCCGATGCGCAGTTCCTGCTGGACAAGCAGACCTACGCCGCCCGCACCGGCCGGGTGCGCGGTGCGGACGACGTGATCGCCTACCACCTGCGGCAGTCCTTTGTGCCGGGCGAGATCACGCCGGAGGAAGCAAACCGCCTGGGCGTGGAGCTGGCCCGGCGCTTCACCAAGGGCAAGCACGCTTTCATCGTCTGTACCCACATCGACAAGGCTCACGTCCACAACCATATTATATGGAACTCCACCACGCTGGAGTGTGACCGCAAGTTCCGCAACTTTTGGGGCAGCACCCGCGCTGTCCACCGTCTGAGCGATACCATCTGCATCGAAAACGGCTACTCCATTGTGGAGGCTCCCAAGCGGCGCGGCCAGAGCTACAACAAGTGGCTGGGCAATGCGGCAAAGCCCTCCCACAAAGAGCAGCTGCGCCAGGCTATTGACCGGGCGCTGGCACAGAAACCGGCCAGCCTGGAGGAGTTGCTGCGCCTGTTGGAGCAGGACGGCTTTACCGTTCACCGGCGTGGAAAAACCATCTCCATCGGCGCGGAGGGCTGGGGCAACAACGTCCGCTTTGACCGGCTGGGGGACGGCTACACGCTGGACGATCTGTTGGCAGTTCTCTCCGGCCAGAAAGAGCATACGCCCCGCAAGCAAGCCGTCCCGCAGGCCGCCCCGCTCAAGGTCAATCTGCTGGTGGACATCCAGGCGAAATTGCAGGACGGGAAAGGTGCCGGGTATGCCCGCTGGGCCAAGGTGTTCAACCTCAAACAGATGGCGCAGACCCTCAACTACCTGTCCGAACACGGGCTGCTGGATTATGCCGATCTGGAAACAAAAACAACAGAGGCGACGGCCCGTTACCATGCGCTGTCCGACCAGATCAAGGCCGCCGAGAAGCGCATGGCCGAGATCGCCGTGCTGCGCACCCATATCGTCAACTACGCCAAGACCCGCGACACCTATGTGGCTTACCGCAAGGCCGGGTATTCACGGAAATTCCGGCAGGAGCATGAGGAGGAAATCTTGCTGCACCAGGCCGCCAAGGAAGCCTTCAACGAGCTGAATGTGAAGAAGCTGCCTACGGTCAAGGAGCTTCAGACCGAGTATGCCCAGCTGCTGGCGGATAAGAAAGCGGCTTACGGAGAGTACCGGCAGACCCGCGCCACCATGCGGGAGCTGCTGACCGTCAAGAACAATGTGGATCGACTTATGAGCATGGAGGAAGAAAGACAGGAAGATAAAGACCATGGGCATGGCCGATAA
- a CDS encoding RNA polymerase sigma factor, protein MLIYLQMIDTPAERSKFEQIYLEYKGLMFHVAYDILHNEQDAEDAVHQAFVKVAENIKRIGEPVCPKTHSYVVTIVENKAIDQYRKRQKHQTVELIDDIQGTEAHYEGNNDLTKCILKLPARYREMILLRYHHGYSVREITNIMDISLAAAIKLDQRAKNKLKKLCEEAGIL, encoded by the coding sequence ATGCTAATATACTTGCAAATGATTGACACTCCAGCGGAACGGTCAAAATTTGAACAGATCTATCTGGAGTATAAAGGGCTCATGTTCCATGTGGCCTATGATATTTTACATAATGAGCAGGATGCCGAGGATGCTGTACATCAGGCTTTTGTAAAGGTGGCGGAAAACATTAAAAGAATCGGTGAGCCGGTGTGTCCAAAAACGCATAGCTACGTCGTTACTATTGTTGAGAATAAAGCAATAGATCAGTACCGAAAGCGGCAAAAACACCAGACTGTCGAACTAATTGATGATATTCAAGGGACAGAGGCACATTATGAAGGGAATAACGATTTAACAAAATGCATCTTAAAATTACCTGCCCGTTATCGAGAAATGATATTGCTTCGCTATCATCATGGATACAGTGTTAGAGAGATTACCAACATAATGGACATCTCCCTTGCAGCTGCAATCAAATTGGATCAGCGGGCTAAAAACAAATTGAAAAAATTGTGTGAGGAGGCGGGAATCCTGTGA
- a CDS encoding DUF4367 domain-containing protein gives MISEEMLKKAAAEADQAIRNSLPAPADCKHEFSPSFQRKMRRIFRKANHPVIYQLPKYAACFVLVVALAGGTWLTVDVEARAAFFAWVREQYEAFVEYRFIGEAPQESEIVDYELTWLPEGFSFQKEQSLGNSTYLTYTDNSGQRIIFSYLQGNDSTSLFMAADYTEVQSIQIGSIKADFYQASQETSPNGLVWVSEKENLCFCITAPLSKDTIIKLAEGIQKK, from the coding sequence GTGATAAGCGAAGAAATGCTGAAAAAAGCGGCAGCTGAAGCGGATCAGGCAATTAGGAATTCGCTCCCCGCTCCAGCAGACTGTAAACATGAATTTTCCCCATCGTTTCAAAGAAAAATGCGCCGAATCTTCCGCAAAGCAAACCATCCTGTGATCTATCAACTGCCCAAATATGCAGCCTGCTTTGTTCTTGTGGTAGCTCTCGCTGGCGGTACATGGTTGACCGTTGATGTTGAAGCCAGAGCTGCTTTTTTCGCATGGGTGCGTGAGCAGTACGAGGCATTTGTTGAGTACAGATTTATTGGTGAAGCGCCGCAAGAAAGTGAAATTGTGGATTATGAGTTAACATGGCTGCCTGAAGGTTTTTCCTTTCAAAAAGAACAGAGTCTTGGTAACAGCACATATCTCACTTATACTGATAATTCTGGGCAGCGCATTATTTTTTCCTATTTGCAAGGAAATGATTCTACGAGTTTATTTATGGCAGCGGACTATACTGAAGTACAATCCATTCAAATTGGAAGCATAAAAGCAGACTTCTATCAAGCTAGCCAAGAAACATCTCCTAATGGGTTGGTTTGGGTATCAGAGAAAGAAAACTTGTGTTTTTGCATTACGGCACCTTTGTCAAAAGATACGATAATCAAACTGGCTGAAGGCATCCAAAAAAAATAA
- a CDS encoding C39 family peptidase, with amino-acid sequence MKHRLLTFSIVVALFFALAIPAFAASKTLGVSEIDQNKTEWCWAACSEMIGKYYDSGSNRDQYDLVEYIKGNTDNQPGNTSNICDAIKYVSNNSVTFTSKSSALSFSECETEIDNSDPFIVWLQGKNGALSHVIVASGYKTGSTNYLYILDPSPNVDAQYFSYTGLVNGSTGTLGTRCYETTIYRQ; translated from the coding sequence ATGAAACATCGTTTGCTAACGTTCTCTATTGTTGTTGCGCTGTTTTTTGCCTTAGCTATTCCGGCTTTTGCGGCTTCAAAAACCCTGGGGGTTTCGGAAATTGACCAAAATAAAACGGAATGGTGTTGGGCAGCTTGTTCGGAAATGATTGGCAAATATTATGATAGCGGAAGTAACCGTGATCAGTATGATCTAGTTGAATATATCAAAGGAAATACAGATAATCAGCCTGGTAATACTTCCAATATTTGCGACGCGATAAAATATGTGTCTAATAACAGTGTAACTTTCACGAGTAAATCAAGCGCGCTTTCTTTTAGTGAATGCGAAACGGAGATAGACAATAGCGATCCGTTTATCGTATGGTTGCAAGGAAAAAATGGTGCACTAAGCCATGTCATAGTAGCCAGTGGATATAAAACCGGTTCTACAAATTATCTGTATATCCTCGATCCATCACCTAATGTTGATGCACAGTATTTTTCGTATACAGGTCTTGTAAATGGTAGTACGGGAACACTGGGAACACGCTGTTATGAAACCACTATTTACAGACAGTAA
- a CDS encoding IS110 family RNA-guided transposase gives MLKIVYRICCGMDIHKSFVVACIASTNEQGVTTYKSKRFSTFTGDLRRCADWLSENNCKDVCMESTGKYWIPVYNILEPTCNIVLAHPKYVKAIRGKKTDKRDAKWIADIFKHDLVSGSFIPPADIRQLRDLFRYRWKLTNFTTGEKNRAQNCLTVSNFKLDDVFSDVFGKAASAITAWILEHPTEKITDISAFRTKGMKATDERVLSAVDGEMCEEQAEKLRIIRSHMSSLQLCKLDLESLILSTAEKYLPQLNLVMTAPGIQSFAAIGIISEIGVDMSVFPTSKHLCSWAGLTPQNNESAGKKKTTRISRAGAYIKPLLVQCALCAIRAKQFPEVRNRYLALKKRRGNKKAIIAIARMLLTAIYNMLKKNEPYNPELYRKADRPPAHREVSVDEAIFILQRQGYLVTAPSTT, from the coding sequence ATGCTTAAAATCGTCTACCGTATCTGCTGTGGAATGGATATCCACAAATCTTTTGTCGTTGCCTGTATTGCTTCTACCAATGAGCAGGGTGTGACAACCTACAAGAGCAAACGTTTTTCCACCTTCACTGGGGATTTACGACGGTGTGCGGATTGGCTTTCTGAGAACAACTGCAAGGATGTGTGCATGGAATCCACCGGGAAGTATTGGATTCCTGTTTATAACATTCTGGAACCCACCTGCAACATCGTCCTCGCCCACCCTAAGTATGTGAAGGCCATCCGGGGCAAGAAGACCGACAAACGAGACGCCAAGTGGATTGCCGACATCTTCAAGCACGATCTTGTCTCAGGGAGTTTTATCCCTCCGGCAGATATCCGTCAGCTTAGAGATCTGTTCCGCTATCGTTGGAAACTCACTAACTTTACTACCGGCGAGAAAAACCGGGCGCAAAACTGTTTGACAGTCTCCAATTTCAAACTGGACGATGTGTTCTCGGATGTGTTTGGTAAAGCAGCCTCCGCAATTACTGCTTGGATTCTGGAACATCCAACGGAGAAAATTACAGATATTTCTGCCTTCCGAACCAAAGGCATGAAAGCGACCGACGAACGGGTGCTCTCTGCTGTGGATGGAGAGATGTGTGAAGAACAGGCTGAAAAGCTCCGCATCATCCGCTCCCACATGAGTAGTCTCCAACTGTGCAAACTCGATCTGGAATCTCTGATTCTGTCTACCGCTGAGAAGTACCTTCCCCAACTCAATCTTGTTATGACGGCGCCGGGTATCCAATCCTTTGCCGCAATTGGCATTATTTCTGAAATCGGAGTGGATATGTCCGTGTTCCCCACCTCGAAGCACCTGTGCTCATGGGCTGGGCTTACGCCGCAGAACAATGAGAGTGCCGGAAAGAAGAAAACCACCAGAATCAGCCGGGCCGGAGCTTACATCAAGCCATTGCTTGTTCAGTGCGCTCTCTGCGCCATTCGTGCCAAGCAGTTCCCGGAAGTCCGCAATCGCTACCTTGCACTCAAGAAACGCAGAGGCAACAAAAAAGCAATCATCGCTATTGCCAGGATGCTGCTCACCGCCATTTACAATATGCTCAAGAAAAATGAGCCTTACAATCCTGAACTATACCGGAAGGCAGACCGGCCGCCTGCACACCGTGAGGTTTCCGTAGACGAGGCCATCTTTATCCTCCAGCGGCAGGGATATCTGGTGACTGCTCCATCCACCACTTAG
- a CDS encoding VanZ family protein: protein MSQYLEALQQAMFIFPIIVILFTVPYIAWSYHKYGSVLSLRVLIVYSFILYLLCVYCLVILPLPTPEKAATLHGHKAQLVPFSFVADIAKQAQIQPGQPASWLSIFTGSAFWTTVFNLFMTMPFGVYLRYYFCYNWRKTLRLSFLLSLFFELTQLSGLYFVYPGSYRLFDVDDLIVNTAGSMIGFALAGPVSRLLPTRQELDTVSFRRGASISFTRRVFSFLADMACLTFASCILAVFVVPFGITLSIQWLPVLFLLYFGLLPAFCHGQTPGKRLTRMKIVQANSDTAHWYQYFLRYGLLITGLVGVPYWLNRLLFILMNVLHLDSLASLVLHGLLVGGYLFWLFFAGIRMALHKPLFYERWSRTKLISTVKRT from the coding sequence ATGAGCCAATATTTAGAAGCATTACAACAAGCCATGTTCATCTTTCCGATAATCGTGATTCTGTTCACGGTGCCATACATCGCATGGAGCTATCACAAATATGGGTCAGTTCTCAGTTTACGAGTGCTGATTGTGTACAGCTTTATCCTATATCTTCTCTGCGTTTACTGCCTGGTCATTCTTCCATTACCTACGCCGGAGAAAGCTGCTACGCTGCATGGACATAAAGCACAGCTTGTCCCTTTTTCTTTCGTAGCTGATATAGCCAAACAAGCGCAGATCCAGCCTGGACAGCCTGCAAGTTGGCTTAGCATTTTCACCGGCAGTGCCTTCTGGACCACCGTATTCAATCTGTTTATGACAATGCCTTTCGGTGTCTATCTGCGTTACTACTTCTGCTATAATTGGCGCAAAACTTTGCGACTATCTTTTTTGCTCTCTCTGTTTTTCGAGCTGACCCAACTCAGCGGCCTGTATTTTGTCTATCCAGGCAGCTACCGCCTATTTGACGTAGACGACCTGATCGTCAACACTGCGGGCAGCATGATTGGATTTGCCTTGGCTGGACCAGTGAGCCGTCTACTGCCTACCCGACAAGAATTGGATACCGTCAGTTTCCGGCGGGGTGCATCCATCTCCTTTACGCGGCGTGTTTTCTCATTTCTGGCCGATATGGCTTGCCTGACCTTTGCATCGTGCATCCTGGCCGTGTTCGTAGTTCCGTTTGGAATCACCCTTTCCATTCAATGGCTGCCGGTTCTATTTCTTCTATACTTTGGGCTGCTTCCTGCTTTTTGTCACGGGCAGACCCCAGGTAAGCGGCTGACACGAATGAAAATCGTGCAAGCGAACAGCGACACAGCGCATTGGTATCAATATTTTCTTCGGTATGGCCTGCTGATAACTGGTCTGGTCGGGGTTCCATACTGGTTGAACCGGCTGCTGTTTATTCTGATGAATGTACTACACCTGGACAGCCTGGCATCTCTTGTACTTCACGGATTACTGGTCGGCGGGTATTTGTTCTGGCTATTCTTTGCCGGGATTCGCATGGCCCTGCACAAACCCTTGTTCTACGAGCGATGGTCGAGGACAAAGTTAATAAGTACAGTAAAACGCACATAA
- a CDS encoding sensor histidine kinase, translating to MKSFGTYISKHLASFAVFLLILVIVNIILFGMTFYHTVSEDYGESSPRAMLEMTSTAATTEGLPDNAVQKLRQYNIWAMYLTPTGKCFWTLDLPEEVPQNYNIQDVALFSKGYLEDYPVFVWNTDEGLLVLGYPKNSYMKLTSNYYSIEAIQKIPLYVIGMVGMDALCLFLAYYFSKRRIIQNTEPIVDAIETLADGKPASLHVEGELSEIAGSVNKASQIISRQNEARANWISGVSHDIRTPLSMIMGYAGRIAANEATSDTVREQAEIVRKQSVKIKELVQDLNLVSQLEYEMQPLHKEKIRLSKLIRSYVAELLNSGLSDAYTIEIDVAPEAENAMLECDARLISRAVNNLVQNSIKHNPQGCKIQLSLKSTGEALSLIVADNGVGLTPEKLQELEEKPHYMESTDERLDLRHGLGLLLVRQIVEAHGGSMRMDSISNQGCQTTLSFRVSPTRG from the coding sequence ATGAAATCTTTTGGAACATATATTTCAAAGCATTTGGCGTCTTTCGCTGTATTTCTCCTAATACTGGTGATCGTCAACATCATTCTGTTTGGCATGACCTTTTATCACACGGTTTCAGAGGATTACGGAGAATCGTCCCCACGCGCTATGCTTGAGATGACCTCTACTGCGGCAACCACCGAAGGCTTGCCCGATAACGCGGTACAGAAATTGCGCCAGTACAATATTTGGGCCATGTATCTGACGCCAACAGGCAAATGCTTTTGGACGCTCGATCTGCCGGAAGAAGTGCCGCAAAACTATAACATTCAGGATGTAGCCCTATTTTCAAAAGGCTATCTGGAAGATTATCCCGTTTTTGTCTGGAATACGGATGAGGGATTGTTAGTTTTAGGGTATCCAAAGAATAGCTACATGAAGCTCACCAGCAACTACTATTCCATTGAGGCAATTCAAAAAATTCCTCTCTATGTGATAGGAATGGTAGGCATGGATGCACTGTGTCTGTTTTTGGCCTATTATTTTTCAAAACGCAGGATCATCCAGAATACAGAGCCGATTGTAGATGCCATTGAAACATTGGCTGATGGCAAACCTGCTTCGCTTCATGTTGAAGGTGAGTTGTCTGAGATTGCAGGCAGTGTAAATAAAGCATCTCAGATAATAAGCAGACAGAACGAAGCCCGCGCCAACTGGATCAGCGGCGTCTCCCATGACATCCGCACACCGCTTTCTATGATTATGGGGTATGCTGGCCGGATTGCTGCAAACGAAGCAACCAGTGATACAGTTAGGGAGCAGGCAGAAATCGTGCGAAAACAAAGCGTCAAAATCAAAGAACTTGTGCAGGATTTGAATTTAGTATCCCAACTGGAATATGAAATGCAGCCGCTTCACAAGGAAAAAATACGCCTGTCTAAACTCATTCGTTCCTATGTGGCCGAATTGCTCAACTCCGGGCTTTCTGATGCCTATACGATTGAAATTGATGTAGCACCCGAAGCGGAAAACGCCATGTTGGAATGTGATGCTCGATTGATTTCACGGGCGGTCAACAACCTTGTCCAGAACAGTATCAAGCATAATCCGCAAGGCTGCAAAATCCAGCTTTCCCTTAAAAGCACCGGCGAGGCACTTAGTCTAATTGTTGCAGACAATGGTGTAGGGCTTACCCCTGAAAAGCTGCAAGAATTAGAAGAAAAGCCACACTATATGGAAAGCACCGATGAACGGCTCGATTTGCGGCACGGGTTAGGGCTTTTGCTTGTGCGCCAAATCGTTGAGGCGCATGGCGGATCTATGAGAATGGATAGTATTTCAAATCAGGGATGCCAAACTACCTTATCCTTTCGGGTAAGCCCAACAAGAGGATAA
- a CDS encoding response regulator transcription factor yields the protein MDNSFLHRKKLLLVDDEPELLKMVSDILKDAGFETVLTAGSVKEAVMAAKQEKPDLMILDVMLPDGDGFSLMEQLRTFTDVPVIFLTAKDEAADKLAGLGLGADDYISKPFMPQELLLRVYAVLRRTYKEDSPLVVLDGCTIDFSRAEVNKGGKIIPLTAKEHTLLETLARNEGKIVTVDALCEALWGDNPFGYENSLNAHVRRVREKIEADPSKPVSLITIKGLGYKLITRK from the coding sequence ATGGACAACTCTTTTCTGCATCGAAAAAAGCTCCTGCTTGTAGATGACGAGCCGGAGCTGCTGAAAATGGTATCAGATATTTTGAAAGATGCCGGTTTTGAAACTGTTCTTACTGCCGGATCAGTGAAAGAAGCTGTCATGGCGGCAAAACAGGAAAAACCTGATTTGATGATATTGGATGTCATGCTGCCGGATGGAGACGGCTTTTCCCTGATGGAGCAGCTCCGCACCTTTACTGATGTGCCGGTTATTTTTCTGACTGCAAAAGACGAAGCGGCTGACAAACTGGCCGGTCTTGGCCTTGGTGCGGATGATTACATTTCAAAGCCATTCATGCCACAGGAGCTATTGCTGCGTGTCTATGCGGTCTTGCGCCGCACTTACAAAGAGGACAGCCCTCTGGTTGTCCTGGATGGATGCACGATTGATTTTAGCCGGGCAGAGGTCAACAAAGGCGGCAAGATTATCCCCCTGACCGCAAAAGAACATACTCTATTGGAAACGCTGGCTCGCAACGAGGGAAAGATTGTTACGGTTGATGCCCTTTGTGAAGCATTATGGGGTGACAATCCTTTCGGCTATGAAAACAGCTTGAACGCCCATGTGCGGCGTGTTCGGGAAAAAATTGAAGCCGATCCCTCAAAGCCTGTTTCCTTGATTACGATTAAGGGGCTGGGCTATAAATTGATTACAAGGAAGTGA
- a CDS encoding ABC transporter ATP-binding protein, protein MDYMITTEQLTKKYKNFTSVNHVSLHIRKGSIYGFLGPNGAGKSTTMKMLLGLTAPTKGSFTIDGKQFPTDRIAILKEVGSFIESPSFYANLTGRENLDVIRRILGLPKSAVEDALDLVGLTEFGDRLAKKYSLGMKQRLGLAGALLGRPPILILDEPTNGLDPSGIHEIRNLVKSLPDLYDCTILISSHMLSEIELIADDIGILNHGRLLFEGSLDELRQSALRAGFAADNLEDMFLSMVEKDNAARKQRAQL, encoded by the coding sequence ATGGATTACATGATTACTACGGAACAGTTGACGAAGAAATATAAGAACTTCACTTCTGTCAACCATGTTTCGCTTCATATCCGCAAAGGCAGTATTTATGGTTTTCTCGGCCCGAATGGGGCAGGCAAATCCACCACTATGAAAATGCTGCTGGGGTTGACCGCCCCCACAAAAGGCAGCTTTACCATTGATGGAAAGCAATTCCCGACTGACCGTATTGCGATTTTGAAGGAGGTCGGCTCGTTCATTGAGTCACCTTCGTTTTACGCGAACCTGACGGGCCGGGAAAATCTCGATGTTATCCGCAGGATTTTGGGCCTGCCGAAAAGTGCCGTGGAGGATGCACTGGACCTTGTTGGCTTGACTGAGTTTGGTGATCGGCTGGCAAAAAAATATTCGCTGGGAATGAAACAGCGTCTCGGCCTCGCTGGTGCGCTGCTGGGCAGACCCCCGATCCTGATTTTAGATGAGCCGACAAACGGGCTTGACCCGTCCGGAATCCATGAAATCCGCAACCTGGTGAAGTCCCTGCCGGATCTGTACGACTGCACCATCCTGATCTCGTCCCACATGCTGTCAGAGATCGAACTGATCGCGGATGATATTGGTATTCTCAATCATGGCCGGCTTCTGTTTGAAGGAAGTCTGGATGAGCTTCGCCAAAGTGCTTTACGGGCCGGTTTCGCGGCGGACAATTTGGAGGATATGTTCCTCTCGATGGTAGAGAAAGATAACGCGGCCAGAAAGCAGAGGGCACAGCTATGA